From one Halothece sp. PCC 7418 genomic stretch:
- a CDS encoding DMT family transporter: MTNKGQVLAVLLLGVVGVSTAAIFIRLCLQTAGESGLGFSLFIAASRLIIASVILVPFVRSHQKPPVISRQALQWSIAAGITLSFHFATWITSLSFTSIAASTTIVTTNPIWVTILSWLWLKEKPKPLTILGIIIALGGGFCIALGDAGSLTGGSNPLLGDALALLGAWSASLYLLLGKQAQAEGLSVGHYSAIAYTIAAIFLFPLPFFFGIYYWGYPTPVYFYLLGMALFSQILGHTSFNWAVRFISPTFVTLAILFEPVSASGLGFFIFGEVPSLLVLIGAIILLIGSAIAILGGQEK, encoded by the coding sequence ATGACTAATAAGGGACAAGTTTTAGCCGTTTTATTATTGGGTGTGGTGGGGGTTTCCACCGCAGCCATTTTTATTCGCCTTTGTTTACAAACGGCGGGAGAAAGTGGGTTGGGTTTTAGTTTATTTATTGCTGCATCGCGATTAATCATTGCGTCAGTTATTCTTGTTCCTTTTGTTAGAAGCCATCAGAAACCCCCTGTTATTTCTCGCCAAGCCTTGCAATGGTCGATCGCTGCTGGAATCACTTTAAGTTTCCATTTTGCCACTTGGATTACTTCCCTCTCTTTTACATCCATTGCTGCTTCCACAACGATCGTTACCACTAACCCGATTTGGGTTACTATTTTATCTTGGTTATGGTTAAAAGAAAAACCGAAGCCATTAACAATTTTGGGAATTATTATTGCTTTGGGCGGTGGATTTTGTATTGCCCTTGGTGATGCGGGGAGTTTAACTGGGGGAAGCAATCCTTTACTGGGAGATGCTTTAGCGTTATTGGGGGCTTGGTCAGCGAGTCTTTATTTATTACTGGGAAAACAGGCACAAGCAGAGGGCTTATCTGTTGGTCACTATAGCGCGATCGCTTATACCATCGCAGCAATTTTTTTATTTCCTTTGCCCTTTTTCTTCGGAATTTATTATTGGGGATATCCAACACCCGTCTATTTCTATTTATTAGGAATGGCTTTGTTTTCCCAGATTTTAGGACACACTAGCTTTAATTGGGCAGTCCGATTTATTTCACCGACATTTGTCACTTTAGCAATTTTATTTGAACCCGTTAGTGCCAGTGGTTTAGGTTTTTTTATATTTGGAGAAGTGCCAAGTTTATTAGTTTTAATTGGTGCAATTATATTATTAATCGGCAGCGCGATCGCGATTTTAGGCGGACAAGAAAAGTGA